In Rhodanobacter humi, the genomic stretch GGTAGTCGCGTTCCTCCAGCACCTGCAGCATGCGGAAGATCTCGCCGCGCGAGCGGCCCACGCCTTCGGAGATCTCCACGATGCTGAGCGGCTGGTGCGCGCTGGCCAGCAGTTCGAGGATGTCCAGGCCCTTGTCGAGCGCGGGCGCGCGGTATTTCGGTGCGGGTTTCGTCATGGTTCCCTAGCTTGCCGCATGCTGCGGGTGGTCGTCATGTGGAACACGGCATGTTGCGGCGCGTCTTGTTATGCTGGTGAATAACTGTTTCATATTTGCACGCCGGCGCGAATCCTGCGCGGCACGCATCGCCGGGCGCCAGCGCCACGCAACGGGAGAGAGGGGTGGATGTGCAAGTGATGACGGAGTCCCCGGCAACACCCGTTGCCACCGCGCCGCAAGGCGTCCGCCGCTGGCTGCCGCTGTTCCTGATCGTCGGCTTGTTCTTCCTGTGGGGCGGCGCGAACAACCTCAACGACGTGCTGATCGCGCAGTTCAAGCTGGCTTTCGTGCTGGACGACTTCCAGGCGGGCCTGGTGCAGAGCGCGTTCTACCTCGGCTATTTCCTGGTGGCGATGCCGGCGGCGATGTTCATGCGCCGCTACGGCTACAAGGAGGCAGTGGTGCTGGGCCTGGTGCTGTACGGCGCGGGCGCGCTGCTGTTCTGGCCGGCGGCGCAGCTGCGCACTTACGGGCTGTTCCTGTTCGCGCTGTTCGTGATCGCCACCGGGCTGGCCTTCCTGGAAACCTCGGCGAACCCGCTGATGACCGTGCTGGGACCGCGCGAGGGCGCGGCGCGGCGACTCAACTTCGCACAGGCATTCAACCCGCTGGGCTCGATCGCCGGCGTGCTGATCGGCAAGCATTTCATCCTCGCGGGCGCGGAGCACACGCCCGCGCAACTGGCCGCGATGAGCGCCGCCGAGCGCGATGCGTACTTCACCACGGCGACGCATGCGGTGCAGTGGCCGTACCTGTGCATCGGCCTGGTGGTGCTGGCCTGGGCCGTGCTGGTGCTGGTGATGCGCTTTCCCGCGGTGGCCGCGCCGCACGTGTTGACCACGCGCGCCACCGGGCGCGACGGCGCGCTGGCGCGGCTGCTGCGCGACCGCGGCTTCACCAGCGCGATGGCGGCGCAGTTCTTCTACGTGGGTGCGCAGGTCGGGGTGTGGAGCTACACCATCCGCTACGTGCAATCGAGCATGCCCGGCACCTCGGCGCACGCGGCGGCGAGCTTCATCCTCGCCGCACTGGCGTGCTTCATGGCGGGTCGCTTTGTCGGCACGGCGCTGATGAAATTCCTCGCGCCGGTGCGCCTGCTGCTGGCGTTCGCCGCGATCAACGTGGTGCTCACGCTGTACGCGCTGCTGCAGCCGGGCTTCAGCGGCGCGGTCGCGCTGGTGGCTTGCAGCTTCTTCATGTCGGTGATGTACCCGACCATCTTCGCGCTGGGCGTGGAGGGCATGGACGACGACGAGCGCAAGCTCGGTTCGGCCCTGCTGGTGATGACCATCATCGGCGGCGCGGTGCTCACCGCGGCGATGGGGGCGGTGTCCGATGTCGCCGGCATTGCGCGTGCGCTCGCCGTGCCGGCGCTGAGTTTCGCGGTGGTGGCGTGGTTCGCGTGGCGGCAACTGAAGCATGCACGCGCGGAGGAACGTTGATGCCGCGGCTCTACTACGCGCTCGACCTGCGCGACGACGCGGCGGCGATCGCCGAGTACGAAAACTGGCACCGGCCCGGCGTGGTCTGGCCGGA encodes the following:
- the fucP gene encoding L-fucose:H+ symporter permease — protein: MTESPATPVATAPQGVRRWLPLFLIVGLFFLWGGANNLNDVLIAQFKLAFVLDDFQAGLVQSAFYLGYFLVAMPAAMFMRRYGYKEAVVLGLVLYGAGALLFWPAAQLRTYGLFLFALFVIATGLAFLETSANPLMTVLGPREGAARRLNFAQAFNPLGSIAGVLIGKHFILAGAEHTPAQLAAMSAAERDAYFTTATHAVQWPYLCIGLVVLAWAVLVLVMRFPAVAAPHVLTTRATGRDGALARLLRDRGFTSAMAAQFFYVGAQVGVWSYTIRYVQSSMPGTSAHAAASFILAALACFMAGRFVGTALMKFLAPVRLLLAFAAINVVLTLYALLQPGFSGAVALVACSFFMSVMYPTIFALGVEGMDDDERKLGSALLVMTIIGGAVLTAAMGAVSDVAGIARALAVPALSFAVVAWFAWRQLKHARAEER